CTTCAGCATGTGACAACTTGAAACTTCAAATGGGATTTTGAATAAATCGATACGGTTACAAGATGAACTGGAGACTAACCCTGTGATGCAAAATCAGCGTTCCCTCTTATTACCTTGCGTTATCTAAAGCAGACTCTGCTTGTCTCCAGTGATGTGATTTCGAGACGCCCGCATAGTGTTAGATTGAATTGGTCTTTCCATTACATGCATTCAGACATCTATACAGAATCTTCCTTTAACTTTGAATGAGACTGATGGTAGGAGAAATTGTTTTTGTAAGGTTGCATTTTGTTTTTGTTGCCAAATGTCTAATGCAAGTTCTGATTTATTTCTCCAGCCGTACTCTGACAGCTGTGCATGACGCCATCCTTGAAGACCTGGTCTTCCCCAGTGAGATTGTTGGCAAGAGGATCCGCGTGAAACTGGACAGCAGCCGGCTCATCAAGGTCCACCTTGACAAGGCGCAGCAGAACAACGTTGAACACAAAGTGAGTGTCGTGTAGCAGTTTGCTAGTTCACCCAACTTAACCCCAACGTGGACATCCGGTGAGGTTGCTCTCACATGGCTCTGTCCTTGTGGCGTATGTGAGCGTAGCGCTTCACAGTGCTGTGACGTACAGTCCCGTTCCACGACGTTGGAGAGCAAGCTTTGTCCCCGGCCTTCGGGCTGGTGAGGACGGTGTTCTGTATATTCCTACATCTTCCCAGAGCCCTTTGGGCCATGACTGGGGGGCTAAACCATGCAGtgtacaatatatattttttgatgtCTCAGGTTTTTGTGTTTTGTACAAAATCGTTATGACCTATAAATGTTAGTCTATGCAGTGGTTAACCAGTGGTTGCTTTTCTATTTTCTAGGTTGAGACCTTCTCAGGCGTCTACAAGAAGCTCACAGGCAAAGATGTTGTTTTTGAGTTCCCCGAATTCCAACTGTAAAGTGCAGATGACAAAATAAATGTGTTTACTGTTAACGTCATTGCTCTGTTCTCTGGGGGGGGGTGTGTGAGTCATGCTAGTCCATTCATGTTCAAGACGGATGTCTTTTCAGACAGAAGGACCTTGATAACCAAAACGGTAGGACCATTACCTCAAATAATTGTACACTTGGAGCAGCTTTGATAATTGACATCTAACAACTGCTAAGAGGGTTTGTTCAGACTTGCTTTTGCACCTGCATGCAATGGTAGTATTCACatgtattttttgcacattcactGATGCAGAATGAAATTGACTAGTAATCTATTTGTCAGTGTATTCTGGTGGTGGGCCGTAGCAAGCCATCTGCTTTAGTTGGTGAGAAAGATGGTTTTTATATATTGTGTATTTCTGCTGAACAAATTTCCATTTGGCAATGTCAACTCTTGCACATTTTAATCAAAATACTTATGTTCGCTAGCTGGACAGGTAATTGCTGCCAAGTTTTAAACGGAACCAATCAAATTGTGTAGAATCTCTGATCACCAATCACATCGGCATCTTAGGTAGTAAGTAGACAGCTGGTGACATCGAGAGGGCTCTCCATCCGACAAACTGCTAtcaaataaggtatttatttctAATATGTGATACCATCATTCCAAGCTGTGAAATGACAACTGAACACGGCAGCCttttaatgtagctagctagtagttGCAACAAGATCTGTTGCTTGCTAGCTCGTGATAAAGCCATCTGTTCGTGCTATCTTGTCATTCTAGGACAAGGAGAGATTTAGCTTTTAAGGTTATTCTAAGTAATGTAAGACTACAAACATGTACATGACAAGTAGTGTAAATCTAATAGTCAAAGGCAGGACCCACCAGGGGCGGAAatgacgggggggacacgaccccccccgtcctgggaaaaatatgatttgtccccctcaatatatcactgaaagataactatgtaatttaataatattaataatacgcaatgaaagcttaatagcgcgtttttaagtttcaaaagattgcgacccccccgccctttgcatcacaatggtttgatccactgccagttccttagcttgatacgtaactgccgtgaggttcatccagtcaatcgcgcgcacacacacactagctgagtATGCAGaactagcgcgcaaatattaactattaagctagctagtacctattccatttatgtggcgtcgtcaaagatggaatcagcatgcagatgatgtaagttagtgcttcaaagtccctgtgataaggttagcgataaactgaagtccaaactgaacagaactacactctcttctaccattgtcttaaatatatttaatggtctcattgcaaaagctaaattgtcgcaagggaacttttatttattttatttcacctttatttaacccgggtagcaaagattatagcaaacaccactgaaactgattgGTGCTccctagctttgcaaattcagctattgttggaagccagccaatatgaaacaaactattaaaattacaaaaggttgtagcatatgttgtgtaaatggtgaactcatacagctgtcaactcttgtcattttaatccgtttcacatttgctagctaccttttagatcgaagcccatatagaatgattgaagatgatagaagcccatctcctactgtaaataacctacacaatgtgtgtgtagccagccaggtagaaaaatggcagaaaaataaaagacggacatcagagtatttttcaatacaccaaaaagcatagtaagaaccctagtagcctaatatctcaaagactagttgataaaatgttcataagaaagaaatgaaattctaatggaaatgtttcacaatgatgtcattaggcagagcaggcaacagatggctcacagacagcagagttggggacagatatgcagggacagactggcagagacagggagtctcaggtaagtttgttgagtctttgtttggcacattatgaaaggttctcctttttttttacttgtaaaatacactgctcaaaaaaataaagggaacacttaaacaacacattgtaactccaagtcaatcacacttctgtgaaatcaaactgtccatttaggaagcaacactgattgacaataaatttcacatgctgttgtgcaaatggaatagacaacaggtggaaattataggcaattagcaagacacccccaataaaggagtggttctgcaggtggggaccacagacctcttctcagttcctatgcttcctggctgatgttttggtcacttttgaatgctggcggtgctttcactctagtggtagcatgagacggagtctacaacccacacaagtggctcaggtagtgcagctcatccaggatggcacatcaatgcgagctgtggcaagaaggtttgctgtgtctgtcagcgtagtgtccagagcatggaggcgctaccaggagacaggccagtacatcaggagacgtggaggaggagggcaacaacccagcagcaggaccgctacctccgcctttgtgcaaggaggagcaggagaagcactgccagagccctgcaaaatgacctccagcaggccacaaatgtgcatgtgtctgctcaaacggtcagaaacagactccatgagggtggtatgagggcccgacgtccacaggtgggtgttgtgcttacagcccaacaccgtgcaggacgtttggcatttgccagagaacaccaagattggcaaattcgccactggcgccctgtgctcttcacagatgaaagcaggttcacactgagcacgtgacagagtctggagacgccgtggagaacgttctgctccctgcaacatcctccagcatgaccggtttgcaggtgggtcagtcatggtgtggggtggcatttctttggggggccgcacagccctccatgtgctcgccagaggtagcctgactgccattaggtaccgagatgagatcctcagaccccttgtgagaccatatgctgggttcctcctaatgcaagacaatgctagacctcatgtggctggagtgtgtcagcagttcctgcaagaggaaggcattgatgctatggactggcccgcccgttccccagacctgaatccaattgagcacatctgggacatcatgtctcgctccatccaccaacgccacgttgcaccacagactgaccaggagttggcggatgttttagtccaggtctgggaggagatccctcaggagaccatccgccacctcatcaggagcatgcccaggcgttgtagggaggtcatacaggcacgtggaggccacacacactactgagcctcattttgacttgttttaaggacattacatcaaagttggatcagcctgtagtgtggttttccactttaattttgagtgtgactccaaatccagacctccatgggttgataaattggatttccattgattattttgtgtgattttgttgtcagcacattcaactatgtaaagaaaaaagtatttaataagaatatttatttcattcagatctaggatgtgttgtttaagtgttccctttatttttttgagcagtataggaacataattggaaaatgccatggatacccctactctcaactggtgactgaactaagatttgttaaaggcaatggtattgctgttgtgattagttgtgtagttttgggtaccggtagttaggagtacggcaaacaccttatttctttggttcctcaatatacatttaccatattacaatgtaggctatatgttacagcactacttttggtgtccccctcaggaattgctcttgagaaaatttcatgtaattgtcccctccaaagtggatatcagattttcgcccctgggacCCACAAATGTCATTCATACTGATGAATGCCACATTATTCCTATCAATAGGATTGGGGGTAGGATTTTTGCAGCCCACCCTGCAAGTCTGTCGGGGTGTTTCATTTTGTAGCTTACAAACTACATTCCTTTGCTgtgatttatttattcattctCACTTTTGTCTCGGATTGTCTGTTCATCTCTCCTGTGTCCTGCTCCCAGAGATCAACCAAGTGCTATTCACCAAGCATGGGCTGAATCGCTCACCTGTGAGGAGAACATCCTACTGCAGTTTGAATTAGCCCTGATGTCACTATTTAGACATTGGGACCACATGCATTTTGCAGTTTTTGTCATAGTCTAGTGCATTTTAGAGTTGGAACACCCAATACAGATGCAGTTGCTTGTTTGAGCATCTTTATTCACTAAGGTTTTTTACCTTAGTCTTCCATGATCTATTCACCTAGCCCAGCCGTCACTATATAAATACCGAGACCATTTGTCTTTCTTTGTGTTTTGTCTTAGTCACGTCAGGGTGTTAGGTTGCCCAGCAGTTAAGAGCATTGGACccgtaaccgaaagattgcaggTTTGAAAACCAAAGACAACTAGGTCTAAAATCTCTGCCCTTGACTAAGGCACTTAATCCTCATTCCACCAGTAACTTGCTTGGGAAAAGAggctgttaaatgactaaaatggaaatgtCTACATCGGTCAGCTACATTGTTGACCGGGGTGGGATACTATTGTGTCCTcattacaaaacattaggaacaccataatattaagttgcacccccatttgcccccagaacagcctcaatttggcTGGGCATGGATTTCTACACTGATTGATGTAGTGACCTCAATAAGcgatcatagcattcacctggtcagtctaatggaaagagcagatgttccaattgttttgtacactcaggagGTGACAATATATTTACATACGTCAAATACTGCCCGAGACACCTTTGTTACTTGTCTCCATTCTCAAATGGTGAATCACTTTTGTGGTGTTCTTTGTTCATATGTATATGCGTGAAACGTACATTATTGAAAATATTTCTCACACAGTCATAGTAGAATAGCGAATGGATTGGCGAGATTCTGGCACTGTCAACTTTTAGAAGGTTAGTAGAAAAGGTATTCATTTAAACCACCTAAATATACTCCCATTCACTGAACATTGAGTATTTGAAACTCGAACATTAATTTCCCAACTGCTGTTTCTATAATCCTACAGGCTCTTTATCATTCTCCATACCTTATATTCCAATGGATCCAACATTATGCATGCCCACCATGGTATTGGGCAGCTGCTATTTGAGAACTCATCTGGTTTAGAAATCAAACTGCTTATCTTTTTGCAGAACACATTGTACACCTGTTTTTAGAGAGGATGTATAGCGAGGTATGCTATAAGTGCTAGGCTATACCATATGTATTGGCTAATATGCATATGCAGCTGTTTTTTTAGAACCTCCATTCTAGCATGACAGACATCTTTCTCTATACATGCTTTTATGTGTTTCCATCCTAAGTGTATGATTTAATGTTTCTTTAAGCCTGCTACTAGTTGCTTGAAATGAGACATAATCATGCCAAAACATGATTCAACAACTGTATTCACGGACAGATGGCTAATGAAACACAAATTGACATGTACAGTAGGTGACTAGTCtgttaacattggctagcttttaATAAATTGTCTAAATGGCCAACGAAGTACCTCCTTTATATGATCAAGACAATTCGTATTGCATACTGCAtaatactgaacagaaatataaacgcaacatgtaaagtgttggaccAATGTTTCACgatctgaaataaaagatcccagtatGTTTtgcacaaatatgtttacatccctgttagtgagcatgtctACTtcgccaagacaatccatccacctgacaggtgtggcatatcaagaagctgattaaacagcatgatcattacacaggtgcaccttgtgctggggacaataaaaggccactctaaaatgtgcagttttgccacacaacacaatgccacagattgcAATttgcatactgactgcaggaatgtccaccagagctgttgccagagaattggaagttcatttctctaccacaaaccgcctccaatgttgttatttggcagtacatccaatcggcctcacaaccgcagaccacgtgtaaccacgccagcccaggacctacacatccggcttcttcacctgcgggatcgtctgagaccagccacccggacagctgatgaaactggggagtatttctatctgtaataaatccctggggaaaaactcattctgattggctaggcctgGCTTCCCAGTGGGTATGCCCTCCCAGACCCATCTATGGCCACGCttatgcccagtcatgtgaaatccatagattagggtctaattcatttatttcaaatgactgatgtcattatatgaactgcaactcagtaaaattgttgcatgttgcgtttgcatttttgttcagtatatttaaacGTCTTTCCAAAACAGATATTTATCTTATTTCAGTCTGGGAgctagcttgctatatatgttccTTTTCATCAGACAGCAGCTCACGTTTTCACAAGAGAGCCGAGTGTTGAAATGTACTTTTCATGAGAAAATGTGCAAGAATTTAACATTCAAGAAATGTCAAAGTCATCTGAAGAATGTTTTACTGGTATATACAAGAAAAAACTGCTCCTGCCTAGACAGGAGTGACCAGTTCTGCCCAACGGTGAAGTCAGGTCAAAACAAGAATGTAATGAGTAGTATtctgttttcacatgcaaaagtgattgcttttgatgaaaacgctttatctgccttcccaatgaaaactagttaGAAAATGTGAACATgtattttatggaaaagagatgtACGTTTCTGAATGACGGATCATGCTGCCTTTCTAAAAACATAACCAAGCGGTTCAGATTGCTGTTCGATTTTAGCAGGGCGCGCCTCCCTCACGTGACGGACCATAGCTCAGTGCACCTCTGGCCAGTTTAACATAATCCCATCGTGGTTGTACAAGGTGCTTTCGCTTTCTTCCCACAAAAGAAagctagaaagaaagaaagcaacAATCTTGAACAGATATTCAGTATTCAAAACAAAAAATTCCATTCCCCCACCACCTATCTCGTTTAGTTTTTAACACTGCTGTCAATGACTTCCCAGTCACTGGACTTTGCCCTGGTGGATTGATAGAAAAAAACAGGCACCAGAAGAATCTATTCATTAGTGGTTGTGGACTGCTTTTCAACTTGAAGTACAGGAAGCTGTAATATATAAAGCAGATTTATCTTATTGTATGAGGTAAATGAGAAGAATATTTTCTCATTCTGGATTGAGTTACATGTAGGGATTGTAAATTATAGTCTGCAATAGAATGGCAGACCGAAAAGCAGTGAAAATTGTCAGTGGTCAACCAGACTTTCTGCAGTTTAATAACCTGGCCTGTGAGACAGCTGGAGGGAAAGTAAGTCTTACACCATGGACACAAGATTGACATTTTGAAAACTAAATAACGCAACATGAGACAACGTTCATCTGTTTACGCGCTCACTATCATTTTAGGTTATTTTTGCTACAGACGAATGGTTTGCACCAGCTAGCAATCTTTTGAAGGTACTGTGCACACTTACATTACTAATCCACTGTCATCTGTTGAGCCACTACCATTCACATCTACAACCCTCTCCCTTTGTTCACTGCACGTGGTTGGAAGAAAGAGCCACCAGAGTTCATAGCGTCTGCATTCACCGAGTACGGaaaatggatggatggctgggaGACGAGAAGGAAAAGAATACCTGGTATAACTTGAGAGACACAAAATTACAATCATTTCAATGGTGGGGAAATGGAATGATCATAGGCAGGCTAATCTGAATACAGAAGCTTGATCTTGATCTTGTCTGCTATCTCTGCTAGGTCATGACTGGTGCATCATCCAGCTGGGTGTACCTGGCATCATACATGGCCTGGATGTGGACACGTCCTTCTTTACTGGAAACTACTCGCCATTTGCCTCTGTTCAGGCTGCATGTCTGGGTATGGATGACTGTGTaacaggctgtgtttacacaggcagccaaattcagatatttttccactaattggtcttgaccaatcagatcagctcttttgccaataattgggcaaaaaaATCTGTCTAATATCTCCTGATAGGTTAGAAAGATCCATAGGGTGTTTTTACATATGGAATTCAGTATGCTGGTTTGATTTCCTAGAGTGTTTGTCAGAATTCTACAGAATAAGTTTTGCTTTCACAAGACAGGAAGATAACTGTTTCAGGGTGTGAATTAGCAAGACCCACATTCTACATGACATTAGCAAACAAACccgtgtgaaatggctagctcgTTCGTGGTGCGTGCTAGTAgggtttcaatcagtgacgtcacttgctctgataCCTTGAAGGAGTTGTTTTGAAATAGAGTGAAACAGGGAggtactacctgaacttgtccagtaAGAACGCAGATTTTCTGTAACTTTTGTGGAGCGATAAGTAACGATGCTACGAGCGTGATTGTCaccgatgtgtgcagagggtccctggttcaagcccaaggttggggcgaggagagggacggaagcaacacTGTTACAGTTACAATTGGCAAAAGTCATAGTCATGTATGTTtctgtgttttgtctgtctgatCAGATGAGGCCCCAGCACTGACCCTGGAGGGAGACCGCACTGGCATGGCTGCTTCCGAGAGTCAGTTTGAAGCAGTTGCTAAGGTACAACCGTTTACActgacactgtacacacacacacactggagaagaTCAACGATCAATTGTGTTTAATTGACAGTTGCACTCTGAGTCATGGGAGGAGCTTGTTCCTGTGACAGAGCTGAAACCTGGATTCTCCGACACCTGCCATAACTACTTCCCGATCACCTACCCCACGAGAGTCACCCACCTACGACTCAACATGTACCCAGGTAACACCTCCACGTCAGATACTCTCTCCGATATTGGTTACATAATTTCTCATCGATATTCCTGATAAAGGATCTGTACTTATGCTTCTGTTGCAGATGGGGGGATTGCTAGACTGAAGGTCTATGGCGTTGGACAGAAAGACTGGTCTGCCCTGCCTACACAGGACCAGCTAGACCTGGTGGCCCTGGTCAACGGTGGGGTCTGTCTGGGCTACAGCGACGCCCACTTTGGCCACCCCCGGAATATGATTGGTATGCCAGTGCTGTCAGTCTGCAAACATTTGAAAATGGGGCTTCTGTCATCATACTGATTAAGGAATCAATCACTTCAGTACAGATAGCACTGGAATATAAAGTAAAAACAAATAGGGCAATATTTATTTTCGCACTACTGATTTGGAAATTCTGAGTAACAAAGACGTATATAACAAAGACAGATATAACAAAGGCAGAATTCTTTCAACCAGCTGTGTCCATCACATTTGTTGATCTATCTTTAACTAATGAAGTGCACACATGATTTATCTATTTAGCAAATGATTCCAGTCAGTTGAGCCTTTGTAGCTGAAAGATCTCATGATGTACCTTAGGGATTTGCAATTGTTGTCGAaagaagcaaagcagtgcgagtCTTGAATAGTTAGGTGTTCCTTAATATATACAGGGAAATTACTGGCAGGCCGGTGAAATGTTTTAATGAAGATGTCAATATTGGCATCGGTCCACAATCTCATCGGTAGTGCATACCATTGGTAATGAACATATCAAAATGAGACAAGTCTATAGACTGGGTTGACCGGGAAACGTCATACCCTTGTAGGTTTGGGAAGATCTGCAAACATGGGCGATGGATGGGAGACAGCCCGTCGACTGGACAGACCCAAAAACCTACAGGTAACTTCAAATCTCATTTTATTCGTCACGTGTACAGGACACAGCgagtgtaaacggtacagtgaaatgcttacttgccaCTCTTCCTCAACAGTGCAGAATAAATTCAGCTAAGTTTGGCACATGCCATAGCACTGGATCGTGTTCAGTAGTACACATCAGAGTAGagctttttgaaatgtttgctacAGAAAATCTGTGTTCtttttggacaagttcaggtagtaccTCCCTGTTTCACTCTAGTTCAAAACATTTTCTCCTTGGTGAACACGACTCTGTTGTATCATCTGGTGACATGATACTGTGCTCCACAGGTGGATGGGAAGGGCATCCTACAGGTACCAGGTTATGAGTGGGCCGTTCTCAGACTGGGGCATCCCGGAGTCATCAGCCAAATTGAGATAGACACCAACCACTTCAAAGGTAGagtaacacacgcacgcacacacattctgTCTGTTCCAGTCTCTGTTAAAGACTTGGTtactagggttaggattagggcaggtaggctagtggttaagagcgttgggcca
The window above is part of the Salmo salar chromosome ssa15, Ssal_v3.1, whole genome shotgun sequence genome. Proteins encoded here:
- the allc gene encoding allantoicase isoform X1 — its product is MADRKAVKIVSGQPDFLQFNNLACETAGGKVIFATDEWFAPASNLLKKEPPEFIASAFTEYGKWMDGWETRRKRIPGHDWCIIQLGVPGIIHGLDVDTSFFTGNYSPFASVQAACLDEAPALTLEGDRTGMAASESQFEAVAKLHSESWEELVPVTELKPGFSDTCHNYFPITYPTRVTHLRLNMYPDGGIARLKVYGVGQKDWSALPTQDQLDLVALVNGGVCLGYSDAHFGHPRNMIGLGRSANMGDGWETARRLDRPKNLQVDGKGILQVPGYEWAVLRLGHPGVISQIEIDTNHFKGNFPDSCKIEACYLTPEEEGKYVSGRWSSDPGNKWRVLLQPQKLQAHHRHFYSCDPLALSGPVSHVRLVIAPDGGVSRLRLWGRPSSTRHTSKL
- the allc gene encoding allantoicase isoform X4, which translates into the protein MADRKAVKIVSGQPDFLQFNNLACETAGGKKEPPEFIASAFTEYGKWMDGWETRRKRIPDEAPALTLEGDRTGMAASESQFEAVAKLHSESWEELVPVTELKPGFSDTCHNYFPITYPTRVTHLRLNMYPDGGIARLKVYGVGQKDWSALPTQDQLDLVALVNGGVCLGYSDAHFGHPRNMIGLGRSANMGDGWETARRLDRPKNLQVDGKGILQVPGYEWAVLRLGHPGVISQIEIDTNHFKGNFPDSCKIEACYLTPEEEGKYVSGRWSSDPGNKWRVLLQPQKLQAHHRHFYSCDPLALSGPVSHVRLVIAPDGGVSRLRLWGRPSSTRHTSKL
- the allc gene encoding allantoicase isoform X3, which gives rise to MADRKAVKIVSGQPDFLQFNNLACETAGGKVIFATDEWFAPASNLLKKEPPEFIASAFTEYGKWMDGWETRRKRIPDEAPALTLEGDRTGMAASESQFEAVAKLHSESWEELVPVTELKPGFSDTCHNYFPITYPTRVTHLRLNMYPDGGIARLKVYGVGQKDWSALPTQDQLDLVALVNGGVCLGYSDAHFGHPRNMIGLGRSANMGDGWETARRLDRPKNLQVDGKGILQVPGYEWAVLRLGHPGVISQIEIDTNHFKGNFPDSCKIEACYLTPEEEGKYVSGRWSSDPGNKWRVLLQPQKLQAHHRHFYSCDPLALSGPVSHVRLVIAPDGGVSRLRLWGRPSSTRHTSKL
- the allc gene encoding allantoicase isoform X2, which produces MADRKAVKIVSGQPDFLQFNNLACETAGGKKEPPEFIASAFTEYGKWMDGWETRRKRIPGHDWCIIQLGVPGIIHGLDVDTSFFTGNYSPFASVQAACLDEAPALTLEGDRTGMAASESQFEAVAKLHSESWEELVPVTELKPGFSDTCHNYFPITYPTRVTHLRLNMYPDGGIARLKVYGVGQKDWSALPTQDQLDLVALVNGGVCLGYSDAHFGHPRNMIGLGRSANMGDGWETARRLDRPKNLQVDGKGILQVPGYEWAVLRLGHPGVISQIEIDTNHFKGNFPDSCKIEACYLTPEEEGKYVSGRWSSDPGNKWRVLLQPQKLQAHHRHFYSCDPLALSGPVSHVRLVIAPDGGVSRLRLWGRPSSTRHTSKL